The genome window TTGCATACAACAGATCTGGGCAGATTTTGTGTGGCACCTGATAATCTGATAATCTACTTTAAATTCATAGAAAGTTAGCCTATGACTGTATGCTTCAATCAAACAGAAGAAGATGATTCAAGGGGGTTTCAAGTTATTCAAATTCAACAATTCTAGTGGAGCACAATGAAAAACAAGCACATCATCCAGACAAGAAAATTCAAGCTACATTAGTGACACACCTGTTCAGTTCCTGATTTCAATTCACTTTCATGTCACAGAATTAATGGAGATCACAATTTTAAATGAGCAAGATGCGATCTCGACTGGGTATCAACACAGAATTCTTTTTATAATGCGTGATTTCCACATGCATACATATCTACAAGTCTCTTTTACAATAGTTAAGGTTAGCTTGCTAAGGAGAAAGTATGCCTATTTATTGCCCATCATATTCAGTAACCCTATAACTGCAATTTGAAATTACATGTGTTAGAACACTATTCTAGCCTACCCTTGCTAgttaaaacaaaaataaaccatgcttatccaaatccttgacTAATCATACATGGGCCTAGCAAGAATAGGCCGGCACACAGTAGTCAAAAGTTCCAGTAGTAGACTAGCCTAACAGATCTTACAAAATCTCAGGTAAACCTACAAAAGTATTTGTAGTGTTGGATTCTCTCAGTAATGCAGAAACTGTGCATTAAAACATTAGACAGTTGTTTATGCTTCCCTAATCAATATCTTGTATTTTCCCAGGATTCCATCTAAACATTTATGTGGATCTTTCTCATTCACTGCATTGAACTGGGGATAATGAGGGTAATAACACATAATAAGTTTATTGATCTGAAGCATATACATATCGTATGCTTAGTGATTATGAACAGCAAGCATACATGCCTGGTCACGTCTGTCTATTTGTCACAAAACACCGTTTGTAGAACATCAACATAAATGAAAAGAAATGCACCATGATGGACAGAAGTAACATGGTTTGCAAGACGAAAGAAAATAACATCAAACAAGCAATTGACTGTCGATATGATGTTCATGATAGTACCTTGTGGCAGTAAATTCGGGTAACCCAGGTGTTTGCATACTTGAGGATGCAAGCAATCACTTGcccattcttttctcttttcacatATGCTAGATAGTTTGTGTGAACAATGCCAATCACTCCCCAAAACTTACTTTTCCATCTTCGCCCATGGTGATACCAGTTTAGATGCTCGGGCTCTTCCAAAACAGCAATGTCAGCCGCTTCATCTGGAATGCATTCTGTGATATCTCCAACAGGTAGAATGCtcctcatttcttttgaaaactGCATCATAGAGAAAAATGGTCAAGTGGTCTTGAATACCCTCAAAGCAAAAAACTATCTAAAAATGAGATGCAAAAACACTCTAAAAAATGAGATGCAAAAACTATCTAAAAAATGAGATGCATATGACTAACAGTTAGCAAACAGCAGCAAGGTCACAAGCATCAGGTATTGAGCTACACTCAAGTATCAAGCGAGCTGCAAGAAAGGGACTGGATTTCACAAAAACCTGAACCAATTTTTTCATAACTCCATGGCTTACGTTGCCAAGCGGTAAACTTAAATCAACTTTGCTAAAATTTTACTTGGAATGTAATGAAATGTAAAGTAAAATAGAAGAACACACAAGATAACCCTATCACTAAATTAGGTCATATAAGCTACAGAATTAATATACCTTCCCCGGGTAGAATTTGATGCTGAAGGATGGCCTAAAATCAATCCTCTCCTCGATCCAGCAACGAATATAGCCCTCATGCTCCAAAGGAGAATCGAACGCAACCATGTTAGGGTAAACTAACTCTTGGTCCCATAGAGGAAGCCAGGGGATCACCAACGTGACATCTTTATCGCCATCCTTTGACAGGTAAGCGGCCCGGAACAAAGGGTTAATGGCAGTTCCCGTCATCCATGGAAGGCTCGCAGTGGTGAATATCGCAAAATGCCTCCTCGCCGACATGGTATGCTTGAACGTCAAGGCAATGAATCAGCACACGCGCCACCCAAACTTGCTCTCCTAACACTTCGCCAATCCGCAACTCAACTGGAACCCACAAGAGAAATGCGAATCCAGTATTCAAGTAAGCACGAAATACGTGGATTGGTTTCGTAGATACAAGAACTACATACTAAGAAAATACATGTTCAAGAAACGATTGACCAAGCTGCAGAAGTAGGGCGCGTATGCTGCAACCAACGAAATCAAGTGCTTAAAAGCGAGCGTAAGCAGGGAGCCTATCAGCCTACTAAGAACAAACGAATTTGCCACTGATCCGTTTGCGAGGGGAGGGCGCAATCCGCCGTAGGGAAATAGGGGAAACCCCAACGGGGGTTCAGGGCCTTACCGACAAAACCCGAGTCTCCGGTGAAACGGGACGTGAGCACTCGACGGGGCGAGCTAGCGGCCCGAACGGAGAGGGGGTCAGGGCGGGTtgcgcaggaggaggaggagacgggcGGCCTCGGTGGGTGCGCGGCGACGGCTGTTGAACGGCGGCTAGCGTGAAGGCGATGGCTGGTAGGAGGGTGGCGGCAAGAGGAAAGCGGAGGTGGGGGAGGGGAACGGAAATGAATCGGGGAGGCGGCGTCACGCCACTCACCTGCCGAGCGGCGTATCTCGCGGTGGGTGGATCTGGGCCACACCCCCGCGTTTGGACGGATGGGAGCGGACAGAACCGCGCGCGTGCTGTTTAAGGTGCTAAGAAGCTCAATATAACTCCCTATCCTTAAATTTAAGGATTTTATCTCAAAACTCTCTCCAACACATATAGTTCCTAATATttagatgttttttttaataacgcTTCCTCACGACGCGATCTTCGTTAGAGATATGAGGTACGAGACGGGAACTCGAACTCCATCAGCTCGGCTCCATCCAAAAGTATTACCACCGATCTTCATGCTCGTCTGCACTCTGAGATTTTTAATATTTAGATGTTAGATTTCTAATATTTAAATGTTCTTAATATTTAGATGTGTTTAAAAGTGAAGAACCAGCTAGACTCTTGATCTCACTAGGTCCACGTCCACCTCCCACTCACCCGTGTCTCTGTTCATCCAGCTGCTGCTACTCCGTTCGTTCGTCGCTAGAGGAGATTTTTTTGACACAAACTCAGGTCAGGTACATGCACGAATGGAGATATGTGCACTCGTGAGCAAGAATGGATCAGATAGGACAGGCTGACACCTTACATCTGTTTGCTTGCTGAATTCGTAGTCGCTCCAGCAGGTCTCGTCCAGGACGACGTCAGGGCTTCGGTTGGGGTCCATGTGCACCACGCGCGTACGAATAGGTGAACACCACCCGACGCACGCCCTCGTCCGCCACGGCGTCGATCACGTTCCTAGTGCCCTCCACTGCCACCGACACGAGCTCCTGCGATTCGTTCGTCACCGGCATGAggaggaaagggagagagaagaaaggaaagagagCAACGAGGGAGATGAAGAGTGGGGTCTACACATCAGCAACATAGAAGAGGGAAGAAAGATGAATGGAATATAAGGATTGAATGTAGGAAATCTATTGGGGATGAAAGATATTTaaagaataaattttattacGAAGGCATCCTATATGATAATATTAGTAGTAAGTTTTTAAATATCTTTTAAAGATGCTCTAATACGTAATACCTAAATCAATATATGATCGAATATAACATCTGGAGATAGCAAACATGCTTAGTCTACAACAGAAGAGATCCCGCAACAGAGCCCCCATTCCAAGGGGCATCAAGGCTGGCTGGGTGGTGGGTTTTGTTTGCGGGTGCTGTTATCATCAAGGATATTCTAGAAAAGACCTGCGTCGGAGaactcaagatcaagaaagaaagaaacaccATAATATAGTTGCTCATGAACTAGCAAAACATGCTAGGAGAGCAAATAGCTCGGCAGCGTGTATAGCAAGGATTCCTTCAGATATCCAGCAGTTGTGCTTAAAGATTGTAACTCCTGCACTCTTTAATATATATAGCATCTGTTTATCCAAAAATACTCCGTCAAATTTCCATAGGCAAGAGAGGGTTACTGGGTTAACTTAACTGGGTCAGTAAAACCCCCTAACTAGAAATAGCTCACTAAATTTTCTACCGCGAACCCAGCAAATCTAGTCTAATTATAGCTATACTAAGTTTCGTGGTAGACACAAAATCTAGGTTAAACTAGAATTATTGTAGTTCCGTACCAAATGCAGCAATACGGTGTGATTGGGTTTATCTTCCAACACTCAAAATTTGGCATTGGATCCAACACTCCAAGAGCGGATGATGGTAGTCCTTGCGCCTCGGTGTGCATGCAGCAAAGCCCAAGAGCCAACACTGCGGATCATCGTATGGCCATCATAGCACCGTCGAAGCACAAATCAGAGTCAACAGCACGATTTCCTCGGCCAAACATGGCGTGGAGTCCACGCCGTGGACAAGTGACCTCATTGGACTCGATGGATCGGCGGATTTAAGGGGGCAGACAACTCCCTGGACACTCAATTTGGAGAAGAGAGAGATCAAGATCTCACTGGCGATGATGGCCTCCCTAGGCTTCCCTACTTCTCCCGCTCCTTCGGCATTCCTTAAAACTCCACGCTAGTGGTTGCCACCACCATCTGTCATGCAGAACTATTGCCATTGCATATTCCCTTGCTTAGGAGGGGATTCCAAGCTAAGGACATGTTTGGGACACATGGATTTTATTGTTTTCTTCATGGGAAACAGTCCATTTTTCTTaggattctaaaaaaaaaaatctcacgtTCCAAACGGACCTATAAAGGGGTAGGGTAGACGCTACTAAAGTTCCATGATTCCATTCATAGCCCTCGCTAAGGAGTTGACGCCAGGAAAGGAGGGAACATAAGAGTTTTTTTTCCAcacattttcttcatttttaatGTTCTGACTTGCATACGGAACAAGGAGAAATGATCAGTGGAGGTCCAGATTGGCAttgccagaaaaaaaaaaagaattatgaACCTACTTTCTCGATTTTGATGTGCCAACTTATATATAGAAAGGAGAAATGGCGAGTGGAGGTCCACATTGGCATTGGCAATACCGGGTAATACCGCCTGCCAGGTGGCAAAACAACCGAAAACCAACAGCTGGGTCAGAATTTTTACGGTTTTAACATTTCGAGTAAAGTAAACATTTTCATAGTCTACAATCTCAAGGCTCGAGCCCACAATAAATCCACATGCCCCGTTATGGCGGAATTAAGCCAGATCAGCGACTAGGAAATTCTCTCTGGGAAGAATGCAAATGTCTCCTTTAATACAAAGATGTGCAAAGCCTTTTATTGCACGTtcttggaaagaaaaaaaaggaatgcAAATGGCTATACTAATCCTAAACCCAAGAAAAGGTTGACGAAACTAGAAACGTTCATTCTATACGGCTATAGGCAATTCGAATGTCTTATTCCTGTTGCATTCACTAACTCTCGCCAAGCTTCTATGTAAGATAGGAAGCATGAATGTGATCCTATAGCTGAATGGATCTTATAATGTTGGCAAAATACCGTCATGAACTATATCCACTCAGAAAGCATAAGCTAAGTTGAAGACTAACAGAAAGTCAAGAATTAGTTAAATCATCCAACTATCAGCACGTACATTTACTCTGAATAAACAAAGTTCTACCAGAATTAGTGCGCGGCTAAAGCATCCTACTATCACTTACCTCGTGTTGGGGAAGAATGAAAAGATAAATAAACAATAGAACACAGATAGGCCTTACAAGGAACAGGAGATCAGGGGGCGTTATCCGAATGTGGGAAGCAAACCTAAATACATGATATTCCGATAAAATACAGAATTTTCCGTTGAACTAGAGCAGAATACCTTACTGCAAAAACACTTTCATACAAACAGATGTTACCCAACTTGCAGCCTCATTTGTGTAACATGCACCACAAATTCTGGAACATTCACTGTTCAGACTGTGTTCAGTTCATAGTCCCATTTACTGATCCAGCTATAGCTTCGCATACTTGTCAACATAGCCCTGAATAGATTGAAGTGGTAAatcaagtcagcgggcatagaGATCAACCAAACAGCACATTTAACACAACCAATATGTGctgaaaaaatagcacaaaacAAAGAACTAAAGCATAATCTTTCGCACAGATAAATACTAACCTTGATTTTGATATATCAGATATATAGGGTCCGAATTACATTTTTCAATGTAGACAGTGTGATACAGAGCTGTCTCAACTCTCAACTATTCTCCTCCGAAAAATGTGTGCTTAATGCTTGCAAGCACAGAATAAGATAACTCGGAACATTCCTACTGTAACATGTATGTCCGTTCACATGGGGCTTACTGGACCAGACATGACTATTGAGTCCCATGTTGGAATTTAGAAACAAAATATAGATGGCAGTTTAAATGATGAAATAAACAATACCCAGATGAAGAccaaataatataaatatagaCTACACATGTTATTTTCTCAGGAAAGAAGCTTCAATAGacatacaaacatatgttgCCAAACTCAAACGATCAATTACCAGATGGCTAGATGACCACATAACACAGATTTCAGGACATCTCTAATGGCATTATAAAAAACTcgaccaacctaggaggaactaggtggtaTTGTAAATAAGAAATAGACACCAAATTCGTGTCAAAGAGGACTCGAACTTGGGTGATTCTCTAATGGCATCATCAAAGTTTATGAGGTGAATAGCATGAAGTTGACCAAAATGCAACTTGAATTATTCAGTATCAAGGGCAGTGTAAAAGTTCCACATTTCCACGATTATGTATAGCTGCTAAGCGAATCGAGTGTCATCCATACTATTGCATAATGAATATCATCATAGAATAAACATATTAGCAGAAAGAGTATGAACAGAATACATACATATAACCAATATGCTAAAAGGTAACGTAGACATACCATTACTAATTTGGTCACCTTCCTTTGAGAGGACTGTACATACTGTTTAATCTTGGCAGGCGTTTTCGGCATATGACTGCTAGGGACAGAATTAGAAACCTTATAAACTGTTTTCTTGACAATAGTTTTGAAAGCCTCTTTGCTCATGTTACCCTGCCTCCATGATGGCTTAAGAACTTCCTTTACAAAATCTGCAATGGCAACCTTAAAAAGCTTCATTGATCTAGAATCCTTACTCCTTTTACCTTTATCCAACGATTGATCGTTGTCAATATCACCCGGTATATCCGAGCTCCAGTCTCTAGCACCCAAGAACTCAGGACTTGCATTCTCCACCACACCTGCTTCAGTGTCTGCTGCCACCTCTCCCAGTCCTTCAACTTCTGATTCAGCAACAACACCTAGTCCATGCATATTTTCACTATCCACTTCTATGTTCATCTGTTTCGACGCATCACGGCTATCATCAGCACTCCGTTTTTTCTCTATACCAAGATCAATCTTGTTGATTGAACTGCTCGATGGTTCAATACTGTCAAGCAGGGGATCATAAGGAGCACCAGAAGTATACCCCGAACGAAATTGTTTTTGTACATTGGGCACAACTTCTGCAGAACTTTCATGGGCATGGGTTCCAGATCCAGGAAATGATTGACCAAAAGGAGATGGTGTATTTATGTGTTCTACTGCTTTTGTTGAAGCAGAGCCAACTGCATTTGGGCTGACTGAAGGATCAACATTTAGACTTGGATCTATTTGTTCAAAGGTAGATGCAAATGGGTTATAGTGGGGTTTGATGGATGATTTAGGCAAACCAACATTAGATATGGGATCAAGATCGCCACTTCCAGGTAGATTTGATGGGAATCTATGTAAAGAAGGGTAAACAAAGCGAGTTCCTGAATCCGAACTCCCAGGAGGCTGCTGCTGACCATATGGAAGCTGATGATAAGATAGACCTACACCACCAGAATACTCCGACCATCTGTCTGGAGGAGGTCCTGGAGCATTTTCAACAGGAACGGCAGCAGGCTGCTGGTGAGAAGGAACTGTTGGCTGGAGCATATGATGATGGAAATCCAACGGCCGAGGATGAGACTGATCTGGTGCAGGGTAGCTTCTCATCTGATTCTGCAGGAACTCATTTGCCGGCGCAATAACATTATGCTGGTATTGCATTTGAGGGATTTCTGAACTTGCAAGTAATGGTTGTCCTGGTAGATGAATCATATTTGAGGATGACAGATGAACTGGTGTGAAACCAGATGACATCTGTTCTGGAGGACACAAGCTCCGAGGATGAGACTGGGGCGTATGATAAGCCATGGAGTTCTCGGTAGCATTAACTGATGCGAATGGGACACCTGCAGAAGATTGGCTCACATGACTTTGATTACCAGCCGATGACTTATTTAATTCTGCTTGAGACTGAGATGGGGGACCTGGTATTTGCATCTTATGAGGATCAGATGCATTTGCAGAAGCAGCCACTGATTGAGAAGACTCAGAAGTTAAATTGTCACCAGGACCATGCTGTCCAAGGGCAACATCAGGTGCAGCATTATCTCCCCCTTTGCCAATTAAATCATTCGAACTATCCAATTTCTTTGTCCCCGACAGGCTCTCTTGCTGAGAAATTCTACCTTCTGAAACCTTACCTTCTCCAGCAGGATGAACCCGCTTCGCAAGTGGCAACCTGctttgccttccaggtgatGAACTGAAAGAAATTCAACATTCTTAGACTTCCAGAAGGGTCATCCATACAGACAGGATGTCATaagaaattttaaaaaagaattGTAATTATGCAGATATTGATGCAAGGTACAAGGTGCAGTACCTTCGGGATGGACTGCACTTGTTTCTCCCCAACGGACTACGACTCTTATCCTGAGGTGACTTGCTACGGCTTCTTTTCCTTTGGCTCCTCCCATGCCTTTTACTCCTTCGCACTCCATCAAACTCACTGCCACTTAACTCTTTTTTGACTAAATGCCCAAGCACATCTGTATTGTGCCTCACTGGGTTGCTCTCATCCTTGGGATGATACTTTCTAGCCTCATCATTTTGCTTGGCGCCAGGAGGGGCATTCACAATTCCCTCTGCATTAGTAAGTTTCTGATGACCACTTTCAGTATTTCTGTCACTCGGATGACTATGTTCATTATCTTTAGGCGATAGCACAAGGCTGCTGGCAGCACAAGCATCCACCTCATCTTCAATGTCATCTGAGGCATAACCTTGTATTAATCGGAATGGGCTCCCACATTCCACAGTTACATTTGCAGTTTTAGCATTATCATTGTTAAGGCCCAAAACATCACTGACAGACTTTGGCACATTAACATCTCCGATACATTCAGCAGTCACACGGGAATAATTGGCTGGATTAAGATGTTGTCTTGATGGCAAGTTCTCATCCCCTGAAATTTAACATGATAAGTAAATGTCTAGAGATAAACAATGCCGAAATTAAGCTGAAATGCTGAATTCAGTATGATATCTATAAAGAAGCATATAGATGGTTTATCGTCAGACTATCATGCAGACACTGATTCACCAGGGTAAGATCGTAGAATTATTCCACAAAAAGACTTCTTCACAAGAACTAATAGTGATCACTGAATCAGGTCGCATGGACAGAATATCTAAAACACCACAAAGTTATGAAGGCCTCACATCATAAGGCGCGCCAACTTATATAGATGCGATTCAAAATGCAGCAGCATGCACAATGGCAGAAGTTTTAGAATTCTAACACACTAATATTGCCACCATACAAAGATGGAGGGGTGGGCACTAACCATCCATATCCATGTCTGAGTCATCAGACACAATTAGCTGAGTCGCTGCTTCCTCAGTTTTGGCATCACGACCTCCATCAGGTGCGCCTTCTTTTCCTTCTACCTCCGCATTCCATGACTGCGCAACTACAGGAGTGGGAGGTGCGGGGGGCAAAGGAGGGGGAGAAcacggtggcggtggtggaggaggaggtggtgggccAGATGGAGGCAGCACATTCTCCGGAGCAAAGCTGGGTGGccgaggcggtggtggagggaGAGGGCCTGGCATGGGATACTGTTGAGGGACTTGATACATAGCTTgttgcggcggcggccggggcggcCCTGGCATTGGCATCGGCGCAAAACCCCTCTGCTGCGGCACCATTGGCACCTGATGCATCTGACCGTGCTGGGCATAGGGATACGCCTGGTTCTGAAGCGGCGGCATGCCGTGCTGGTATGGCCCGGGCGGCGGCCGCGTTCCTGGGTGCTGCTGGAATGGTGGTGGCTGCGGTGGCCGCGGTGGCGGATGCTGGGGGAATGGCCCCGTTACCCcaccttgctgctgctgaggcggcggcgcgccATGGCGATAGTGCGGATTAAAGCTCCCTCCCTGCCCGTACATCCCTCGCTCCGAATCCAAACCCTCCGCGAAACCTCCTACAAAAATTCAAAccgctcatcagatgtcttcaCCAGTCAGTGCACAAATCAAAACCAAACGAACAGGAGAAGCAAACCACGCAGACACACCCAATAACACGATTTGCCCACTAAAATCACCTCAAAAAACGCAAACCCTAGATCAAACCTATAAGGGATCGAACCAATCAGAGAAACCGTACCTGCAGCGAGTTCGAAGACGAGACCCGCGGCCGCCAACGGGAGGCAAGGATTCGGATTGGAGCGGGACCCCCGACGGCTCGCGATGGCCTGCGATCCTCGAGGGGCGCTAGCACCGCGAGGCGGGATCGAGCGTCGGCGTCGCTAGGGCCCTCGGGTTGGTTGGGATTGCGAGATTTTGGTTTCGCAGAGCGCCATTGGGCGAGGAGGAAGGCGAAGGAATCCAGAAGGGGAGGGAGCAAGGAATGTGCGTGCGAGAGACTGGTGGAATCCAGATGGGGAGGAATCTGGGCCGCGAAAGAGGAATCTGACGGCGAGGATTCCCGCCCTGCTGTGGTAAGGGAACAAGGCCAGTGCGTTTGGATCATTTATCGCCGCTTTGTTTCGACTGACTCGGCGAGCCGAGCAAACAACCAAATGCAGTGTGATGTCTTGCAAAAGGGAAAAAGGTATTCGAATTATCTTTGTTATTATCTTCTTCACATCACATAAAAACACAACTGCTAATTGCCTCTGATGCAACACAACGAAGAACTTCCCAGATGCCAAGAGGTCGTATTTTCGGACAGCCAGAAGCTATTAGCACCGTACAAAAGTAATCAGAGTTATTATTCCCTACTGCGAAGATACTCTCCGTTCGTCGGTAGCTATCTTACAATTTCGCGCAACAACCAACTACATCTTTAAAAACCTAATGATATCCTTTATTAATTCGCCACTTAAAGCCTTTGTTAGTTTAGCAATCGCTCTTGAAATGCAGTGCCAAAGGTGCTCCATTTCTTTTTAAAGGGCATCAACtttcttataatatattattaattgttACAAAACCAACATCTTATTAAAAGATATGTGAAGTACGAATATGTCCATACATCTTTTGTACACTAAATATATGATAATTTGATCAATTGTTAGTCAAAATTTATATAATTTGACTTTTGCTAAATCATAATATGCCCTGTATTTTGAAACGGAGTACTTTCCAAGAGCACAATACTTAGTAGTAATAATAACTTGAACAACATATATTTCAGAATTTCAGCACAATACAATTGCACTTTCCAAGAGCAAGTAAAGTTACTTCAACAGCATCTGTTTCTGTTTCACACTTTCAGTGTGATAGAATGCCTGCACCGAGCGGGCAGAGTTACTTGAACAGCATCTGTTTCACACTCAGTACGATAGAATGCATTGACCGAGAACAATCATAAGAAAACTCTCACTTCTTTTAGCATACGAAGAACAATGGTTCCATCACCAGCAATACGCTTACAAAGCAAATTGCCCAAGCTCTTTTGCAGAGAAATGAATAAACACATGACAATATTACCAATTAAATGCATCACATAGCATAATTGCTTTCGTATACGAGGTATTCAATGTGAGTATGTTCGACAAGTCCCTGGTACCATACCACAACCATCTTGTCTAACAAATGAAAACGGTATACAATAATAAAGAATTCCATAACAATAATTTGGTATCCACCGTGATTTCTGGTGTCGAATGCATTTCAAGATCTTGCAGCAGATAGTCCAGGAATAACCTTCAGCCAAAAGTTTCTTCCCAAGCATTAATCCAAGCACAAATGTTCAAGGGAAGCTGTTGCAGAGAAGGTAAAGCATCGATGGTGAACTCCCTTATCAGATTTATGAGGAGCTTTGCTTTTGAGTTGGATTGCCCTCATGCACTGCTTGCATCTGCAGCAACTTCTGCTGCTCCTCGTCATTCTCTTCCTTAGGCTCAACCTTGGGCGCCTTCGGTTTTGTGGTGGATTGCTGGTAGAGAACGCCACCTGACATACATATCAAGAGCCCAATGGTACCGACAAATGAGGCATGCTTGTCCCAGATAAGCAGATTTATCACAACGGTCAGGAGCTTGTTCACTATGCCAAGAACTGTGAACCCGGTGGCAGAGATCGCCCGTCTGCAGGAGAACCCGAAGAAGGAGATTGATAGACCAAACAGGCATGAGAGAGCAACAGGAAGGACCACATCGAAAGAAAGCCAGTTTGACACTTTCGAGCTGTCAACCTTCATCTGATCAAACTCTCCCATTATAAGGAGCTCAAGGGGGAACAACATCAAAGCCTCAAGGTTGTTGTAAAGCACAAGGCCCCATGTGTTCAGCCCAATGGTCatgacgacatgcttgatgtaCACGAAATCAATGGACATGCTCGCTAAGTAGGCCACCGCCCAGGTGTAAGCAGTCACAGTGAATTGGTTGTCTGTGAAAACATATATAACACTTCCACCAAGTATAGTGGAAAGTGAAAGCCATGTCTTGAATGATGGCCATGGCTGGTGAAGATACAGTGTCTCTCCGATGGCGACAAATATTGGCACAGCAGAGCGGAACACAATGAAAGTGTCCACATTGGCATGCAGCAGGAGTTCACTGTTTG of Phragmites australis chromosome 3, lpPhrAust1.1, whole genome shotgun sequence contains these proteins:
- the LOC133911904 gene encoding uncharacterized protein LOC133911904 isoform X3, which codes for MYGQGGSFNPHYRHGAPPPQQQQGGVTGPFPQHPPPRPPQPPPFQQHPGTRPPPGPYQHGMPPLQNQAYPYAQHGQMHQVPMVPQQRGFAPMPMPGPPRPPPQQAMYQVPQQYPMPGPLPPPPPRPPSFAPENVLPPSGPPPPPPPPPPCSPPPLPPAPPTPVVAQSWNAEVEGKEGAPDGGRDAKTEEAATQLIVSDDSDMDMDGDENLPSRQHLNPANYSRVTAECIGDVNVPKSVSDVLGLNNDNAKTANVTVECGSPFRLIQGYASDDIEDEVDACAASSLVLSPKDNEHSHPSDRNTESGHQKLTNAEGIVNAPPGAKQNDEARKYHPKDESNPVRHNTDVLGHLVKKELSGSEFDGVRRSKRHGRSQRKRSRSKSPQDKSRSPLGRNKCSPSRSSSPGRQSRLPLAKRVHPAGEGKVSEGRISQQESLSGTKKLDSSNDLIGKGGDNAAPDVALGQHGPGDNLTSESSQSVAASANASDPHKMQIPGPPSQSQAELNKSSAGNQSHVSQSSAGVPFASVNATENSMAYHTPQSHPRSLCPPEQMSSGFTPVHLSSSNMIHLPGQPLLASSEIPQMQYQHNVIAPANEFLQNQMRSYPAPDQSHPRPLDFHHHMLQPTVPSHQQPAAVPVENAPGPPPDRWSEYSGGVGLSYHQLPYGQQQPPGSSDSGTRFVYPSLHRFPSNLPGSGDLDPISNVGLPKSSIKPHYNPFASTFEQIDPSLNVDPSVSPNAVGSASTKAVEHINTPSPFGQSFPGSGTHAHESSAEVVPNVQKQFRSGYTSGAPYDPLLDSIEPSSSSINKIDLGIEKKRSADDSRDASKQMNIEVDSENMHGLGVVAESEVEGLGEVAADTEAGVVENASPEFLGARDWSSDIPGDIDNDQSLDKGKRSKDSRSMKLFKVAIADFVKEVLKPSWRQGNMSKEAFKTIVKKTVYKVSNSVPSSHMPKTPAKIKQYVQSSQRKVTKLVMGYVDKYAKL
- the LOC133911904 gene encoding uncharacterized protein LOC133911904 isoform X5 — its product is MYGQGGSFNPHYRHGAPPPQQQQGGVTGPFPQHPPPRPPQPPPFQQHPGTRPPPGPYQHGMPPLQNQAYPYAQHGQMHQVPMVPQQRGFAPMPMPGPPRPPPQQAMYQVPQQYPMPGPLPPPPPRPPSFAPENVLPPSGPPPPPPPPPPCSPPPLPPAPPTPVVAQSWNAEVEGKEGAPDGGRDAKTEEAATQLIVSDDSDMDMDGDENLPSRQHLNPANYSRVTAECIGDVNVPKSVSDVLGLNNDNAKTANVTVECGSPFRLIQGYASDDIEDEVDACAASSLVLSPKDNEHSHPSDRNTESGHQKLTNAEGIVNAPPGAKQNDEARKYHPKDESNPVRHNTDVLGHLVKKELSGSEFDGVRRSKRHGRSQRKRSRSKSPQDKSRSPLGRNKCSPSRSSSPGRQSRLPLAKRVHPAGEGKVSEGRISQQESLSGTKKLDSSNDLIGKGGDNAAPDVALGQHGPGDNLTSESSQSVAASANASDPHKMQIPGPPSQSQAELNKSSAGNQSHVSQSSAGVPFASVNATENSMAYHTPQSHPRSLCPPEQMSSGFTPVHLSSSNMIHLPGQPLLASSEIPQMQYQHNVIAPANEFLQNQMRSYPAPDQSHPRPLDFHHHMLQPTVPSHQQPAAVPVENAPGPPPDRWSEYSGGVGLSYHQLPYGQQQPPGSSDSGTRFVYPSLHRFPSNLPGSGDLDPISNVGLPKSSIKPHYNPFASTFEQIDPSLNVDPSVSPNAVGSASTKAVEHINTPSPFGQSFPGSGTHAHESSAEVVPNVQKQFRSGYTSGAPYDPLLDSIEPSSSSINKIDLGIEKKRSADDSRDASKQMNIEVDSENMHGLGVVAESEVEGLGEVAADTEAGVVENASPEFLGARDWSSDIPGDIDNDQSLDKGKRSKDSRSMKLFKVAIADFVKEVLKPSWRQGNMSKEAFKTIVKKTVYKVSNSVPSSHMPKTPAKIKQYVQSSQRKVTKLVM